A single region of the Bicyclus anynana chromosome 16, ilBicAnyn1.1, whole genome shotgun sequence genome encodes:
- the LOC112054472 gene encoding zinc finger protein 846 isoform X4, translated as MEKVTLDITSVCRICFELKTDTRSLFTKENESSIHEKLVNHTNLDLHIDDGGPVTICEQCYEEFNVFVVFLDKCKRSNALFQQFKQNVKDSCDFDSSANYSIHADELNTKNTSKCNKDNLTPSVDTVPLKSAQSTSATHKCQLCCKVFTRKFNYKLHLKRHSGEREWQCARCGAATLTRVLALRHCSPGARRLCPAAGCGSSFTSATNLNIHIRRHNGERPYSCAECGKSFGSKNILSDHIRVHTENIIECKENNLLTRKNLSKKMYLKISFVKTLKLNAQAESISVRHEMSLYVSKLVFHVFLCSYTY; from the exons ATGGAAAAAGTCACCTTAGATATCACAAGTGTGTGTCGAATATGCTTTGAACTGAAAACTGATACTCGTTCgctgtttacaaaagaaaacGAAAGTTCAATTCACGAGAAACTGGTGAACCATACGAATCTAGATCTCCATATAGACGATGGCGGTCCGGTGACCATTTGTGAACAGTGCTATGAagaatttaatgtatttgttGTGTTCTTGGACAAATGTAAAAGATCCAATGCATTGTTTCAACAATTCAAACAAAATGTCAAAG ATTCCTGTGACTTTGACAGCAGTGCCAACTATTCCATACATGCAGATGAACTGAACACAAAGAACACTTCCAAGTGTAACAAAGATAATTTAACTCCAAGTGTGGATACTGTTCCCTTGAAGAGTGCACAGAGCACGTCTGCGACACACAAGTGTCAGTTGTGCTGCAAAGTATTCACAAGGAAGTTCAATTATAAACTGCATCT CAAGAGACACAGCGGCGAGCGCGAGTGGCAGTGCGCGCGGTGCGGCGCGGCGACGCTGACGCGCGTGCTGGCGCTGCGCCACTGCTCGCCCGGCGCGCGCAGGCTGTGCCCCGCCGCCGGCTGCGGCAGCAGCTTCACCTCCGCCACCAACCTCAACATCCACATCAGGAGACACAACG GAGAACGCCCGTACAGCTGTGCAGAGTGCGGCAAGAGTTTTGGCAGCAAGAACATTCTGAGTGATCACATCAGAGTGCATACAG AAAACATCATAGAATGTAAAGAAAACAACCTATTGACGAGAAAAAACTTATcgaaaaaaatgtacttaaagATTAGTTTTGTGAAAACTTTGAAACTAAACGCTCAGGCAGAAAGTATAAGCGTCCGCCACGAGATGTCGCTTTACGTGAGTAAGTTAGTTTTCCACGTTTTTCTATGCTCATATACCTACTGA
- the LOC112054472 gene encoding zinc finger protein 846 isoform X3 has protein sequence MEKVTLDITSVCRICFELKTDTRSLFTKENESSIHEKLVNHTNLDLHIDDGGPVTICEQCYEEFNVFVVFLDKCKRSNALFQQFKQNVKDSCDFDSSANYSIHADELNTKNTSKCNKDNLTPSVDTVPLKSAQSTSATHKCQLCCKVFTRKFNYKLHLKRHSGEREWQCARCGAATLTRVLALRHCSPGARRLCPAAGCGSSFTSATNLNIHIRRHNGERPYSCAECGKSFGSKNILSDHIRVHTGVKPYLCATCGRRFATNKLAAHARTHAPRAHACAACPRRFADARAARLHARTHAPPARPHACAACPARYCHKQSLNKHLRKRHGLKTS, from the exons ATGGAAAAAGTCACCTTAGATATCACAAGTGTGTGTCGAATATGCTTTGAACTGAAAACTGATACTCGTTCgctgtttacaaaagaaaacGAAAGTTCAATTCACGAGAAACTGGTGAACCATACGAATCTAGATCTCCATATAGACGATGGCGGTCCGGTGACCATTTGTGAACAGTGCTATGAagaatttaatgtatttgttGTGTTCTTGGACAAATGTAAAAGATCCAATGCATTGTTTCAACAATTCAAACAAAATGTCAAAG ATTCCTGTGACTTTGACAGCAGTGCCAACTATTCCATACATGCAGATGAACTGAACACAAAGAACACTTCCAAGTGTAACAAAGATAATTTAACTCCAAGTGTGGATACTGTTCCCTTGAAGAGTGCACAGAGCACGTCTGCGACACACAAGTGTCAGTTGTGCTGCAAAGTATTCACAAGGAAGTTCAATTATAAACTGCATCT CAAGAGACACAGCGGCGAGCGCGAGTGGCAGTGCGCGCGGTGCGGCGCGGCGACGCTGACGCGCGTGCTGGCGCTGCGCCACTGCTCGCCCGGCGCGCGCAGGCTGTGCCCCGCCGCCGGCTGCGGCAGCAGCTTCACCTCCGCCACCAACCTCAACATCCACATCAGGAGACACAACG GAGAACGCCCGTACAGCTGTGCAGAGTGCGGCAAGAGTTTTGGCAGCAAGAACATTCTGAGTGATCACATCAGAGTGCATACAG GCGTGAAGCCGTACCTGTGCGCCACGTGCGGGCGGCGCTTCGCCACCAACAAGCTGGCGGCGCACGCGCGCACCCACGCGCCGCGCGCGCACGCCTGCGCCGCCTGCCCGCGCCGCTTCGCcgacgcgcgcgccgcccgcctgCACGCGCGCACGcacgcgccgcccgcgcgcccgCACGCCTGCGCCGCGTGCCCCGCGCGCTACTGCCACAAGCAGTCGCTCAACAAGCACCTGCGCAAGCGCCACGGCCTG AAAACATCATAG
- the LOC112054472 gene encoding zinc finger protein 846 isoform X2, with the protein MEKVTLDITSVCRICFELKTDTRSLFTKENESSIHEKLVNHTNLDLHIDDGGPVTICEQCYEEFNVFVVFLDKCKRSNALFQQFKQNVKDSCDFDSSANYSIHADELNTKNTSKCNKDNLTPSVDTVPLKSAQSTSATHKCQLCCKVFTRKFNYKLHLKRHSGEREWQCARCGAATLTRVLALRHCSPGARRLCPAAGCGSSFTSATNLNIHIRRHNGERPYSCAECGKSFGSKNILSDHIRVHTGVKPYLCATCGRRFATNKLAAHARTHAPRAHACAACPRRFADARAARLHARTHAPPARPHACAACPARYCHKQSLNKHLRKRHGLVRTLT; encoded by the exons ATGGAAAAAGTCACCTTAGATATCACAAGTGTGTGTCGAATATGCTTTGAACTGAAAACTGATACTCGTTCgctgtttacaaaagaaaacGAAAGTTCAATTCACGAGAAACTGGTGAACCATACGAATCTAGATCTCCATATAGACGATGGCGGTCCGGTGACCATTTGTGAACAGTGCTATGAagaatttaatgtatttgttGTGTTCTTGGACAAATGTAAAAGATCCAATGCATTGTTTCAACAATTCAAACAAAATGTCAAAG ATTCCTGTGACTTTGACAGCAGTGCCAACTATTCCATACATGCAGATGAACTGAACACAAAGAACACTTCCAAGTGTAACAAAGATAATTTAACTCCAAGTGTGGATACTGTTCCCTTGAAGAGTGCACAGAGCACGTCTGCGACACACAAGTGTCAGTTGTGCTGCAAAGTATTCACAAGGAAGTTCAATTATAAACTGCATCT CAAGAGACACAGCGGCGAGCGCGAGTGGCAGTGCGCGCGGTGCGGCGCGGCGACGCTGACGCGCGTGCTGGCGCTGCGCCACTGCTCGCCCGGCGCGCGCAGGCTGTGCCCCGCCGCCGGCTGCGGCAGCAGCTTCACCTCCGCCACCAACCTCAACATCCACATCAGGAGACACAACG GAGAACGCCCGTACAGCTGTGCAGAGTGCGGCAAGAGTTTTGGCAGCAAGAACATTCTGAGTGATCACATCAGAGTGCATACAG GCGTGAAGCCGTACCTGTGCGCCACGTGCGGGCGGCGCTTCGCCACCAACAAGCTGGCGGCGCACGCGCGCACCCACGCGCCGCGCGCGCACGCCTGCGCCGCCTGCCCGCGCCGCTTCGCcgacgcgcgcgccgcccgcctgCACGCGCGCACGcacgcgccgcccgcgcgcccgCACGCCTGCGCCGCGTGCCCCGCGCGCTACTGCCACAAGCAGTCGCTCAACAAGCACCTGCGCAAGCGCCACGGCCTGGTGCGCACTCTCACTTG A
- the LOC112054472 gene encoding zinc finger protein 846 isoform X1, which translates to MEKVTLDITSVCRICFELKTDTRSLFTKENESSIHEKLVNHTNLDLHIDDGGPVTICEQCYEEFNVFVVFLDKCKRSNALFQQFKQNVKDSCDFDSSANYSIHADELNTKNTSKCNKDNLTPSVDTVPLKSAQSTSATHKCQLCCKVFTRKFNYKLHLKRHSGEREWQCARCGAATLTRVLALRHCSPGARRLCPAAGCGSSFTSATNLNIHIRRHNGERPYSCAECGKSFGSKNILSDHIRVHTGVKPYLCATCGRRFATNKLAAHARTHAPRAHACAACPRRFADARAARLHARTHAPPARPHACAACPARYCHKQSLNKHLRKRHGLVRTLTWYTAARVTIKSLPSFTVCRSPITLFGLAPSAQSRCQSQTHDKELRSKKHVYCRPNDLSRSSFKNYLLIILHDNVWVVTHTSSCNAQKRIVLKFSGNAIYW; encoded by the exons ATGGAAAAAGTCACCTTAGATATCACAAGTGTGTGTCGAATATGCTTTGAACTGAAAACTGATACTCGTTCgctgtttacaaaagaaaacGAAAGTTCAATTCACGAGAAACTGGTGAACCATACGAATCTAGATCTCCATATAGACGATGGCGGTCCGGTGACCATTTGTGAACAGTGCTATGAagaatttaatgtatttgttGTGTTCTTGGACAAATGTAAAAGATCCAATGCATTGTTTCAACAATTCAAACAAAATGTCAAAG ATTCCTGTGACTTTGACAGCAGTGCCAACTATTCCATACATGCAGATGAACTGAACACAAAGAACACTTCCAAGTGTAACAAAGATAATTTAACTCCAAGTGTGGATACTGTTCCCTTGAAGAGTGCACAGAGCACGTCTGCGACACACAAGTGTCAGTTGTGCTGCAAAGTATTCACAAGGAAGTTCAATTATAAACTGCATCT CAAGAGACACAGCGGCGAGCGCGAGTGGCAGTGCGCGCGGTGCGGCGCGGCGACGCTGACGCGCGTGCTGGCGCTGCGCCACTGCTCGCCCGGCGCGCGCAGGCTGTGCCCCGCCGCCGGCTGCGGCAGCAGCTTCACCTCCGCCACCAACCTCAACATCCACATCAGGAGACACAACG GAGAACGCCCGTACAGCTGTGCAGAGTGCGGCAAGAGTTTTGGCAGCAAGAACATTCTGAGTGATCACATCAGAGTGCATACAG GCGTGAAGCCGTACCTGTGCGCCACGTGCGGGCGGCGCTTCGCCACCAACAAGCTGGCGGCGCACGCGCGCACCCACGCGCCGCGCGCGCACGCCTGCGCCGCCTGCCCGCGCCGCTTCGCcgacgcgcgcgccgcccgcctgCACGCGCGCACGcacgcgccgcccgcgcgcccgCACGCCTGCGCCGCGTGCCCCGCGCGCTACTGCCACAAGCAGTCGCTCAACAAGCACCTGCGCAAGCGCCACGGCCTGGTGCGCACTCTCACTTGGTATACTGCTGCACGAGTTACAATCAAATCGTTACCATCTTTTACCGTTTGCAGAAGTCCCATTACACTTTTCGGTCTCGCCCCCTCCGCTCAGAGTCGATGTCAGAGTCAGACGCACGATAAGGAACTTCGATCCAAAAAACATGTGTACTGTAGACCAAACGACTTAAGTAGAAGTTCTTTCAAAAATTATCTCCTGATAATTTTACATGATAATGTGTGGGTTGTGACCCACACATCATCATGTAATGCGCAAAAAAGGATTGTTTTAAAGTTCTCTggaaacgccatctactggtag
- the LOC112054471 gene encoding bromodomain-containing protein 4-like, whose product MRLTAIVLLVSASLWAAAADVAHIKGAKTRLLGRLAGKHHKRGILSAVPPFKLGHDIPVITHSVVKPLVVSYPPTASVAAVKIPVTGPHGPPYPVPVGHRVPGLPHPHYGLKFPHHKYAVKPDHYFHHHHHHIAARPVVHAVPAPLPPAPVAHVAPVLPAPPPTVAVVNAPAPPPPVPVFPAQPVPVPAPPVPLIQDHLHLKPFLPAATIPLPQTPIPAPLLPLSHPFPYIIRPGGAVQTSVFATYPRYPFLNSYQAPLIPLAPAPAVPSFHQVPLELPHVHPYHVLPQAGGHAVVDHHAPPVAVEQAAHFHSTALAPQPHLDLHPTPEAVPQAGFHLHSTQVPQAVPLQPTQPVPVEHDGWSPVAPTPHDAGEAHYPQQHFSQEQGTQIYEQHTQSQHHDYQQQLHLIQQQLEQAQYEQSVQQQHQQQPAPEYGVPHQPASEYAQTNDYSQQGQDFGQHQQDFSLAQNYAQHAQDLVHHAQDFAQHGADFSTHGQDFAQHGQDYAQNGQDFNQNNYNVALGQEYGAPHQGVEGRSSDEGDQQYHNHIPLGLQPPIDRPLDHFH is encoded by the exons ATGAGGTTGACAGCT ATCGTGTTGCTGGTGAGCGCGAGCTTATGGGCTGCGGCCGCCGATGTCGCTCACATCAAAGGAGCGAAGACGAGGCTTCTGGGCCGCCTGGCGGGCAAGCACCACAAGCGCGGCATCCTGTCTGCCGTACCCCCGTTCAAGCTCGGCCACGACATCCCTGTCATCACTCATTCCGTCGTGAAACCTTTAGTCGTTTCGTACCCACCCACGGCCTCCGTCGCAGCCGTCAAGATACCCGTGACAGGACCCCACGGTCCTCCTTACCCGGTGCCCGTGGGCCATAGAGTCCCAGGTCTGCCTCACCCGCACTACGGTCTCAAGTTCCCTCACCATAAATATGCAGTGAAACCGGATCACTAtttccaccaccaccaccaccacatcGCTGCGAGGCCGGTGGTGCACGCGGTGCCTGCTCCCTTGCCGCCAGCCCCAGTGGCCCACGTCGCGCCCGTGCTACCGGCTCCTCCGCCGACGGTGGCCGTAGTAAACGCACCCGCTCCTCCCCCGCCAGTCCCGGTATTTCCCGCACAGCCTGTGCCCGTGCCTGCGCCTCCTGTGCCATTAATTCAGGACCATTTGCACCTGAAACCTTTCCTTCCCGCCGCTACAATACCTCTTCCACAAACGCCCATCCCCGCTCCGCTGCTGCCTTTGAGTCATCCTTTCCCTTACATAATCCGTCCCGGCGGGGCCGTGCAGACGTCCGTTTTCGCCACGTACCCTCGATATCCATTTCTGAACAGCTACCAAGCTCCACTGATACCCTTAGCACCCGCGCCCGCCGTTCCATCTTTTCATCAAGTACCGCTAGAACTCCCACACGTCCATCCATACCACGTGCTGCCACAGGCCGGCGGCCACGCAGTCGTCGACCACCACGCTCCTCCCGTCGCAGTAGAGCAGGCGGCGCACTTTCATTCGACAGCATTAGCCCCGCAGCCCCACTTAGATTTGCACCCGACCCCGGAGGCCGTCCCTCAAGCCGGTTTCCACCTTCACTCGACTCAAGTCCCGCAGGCCGTCCCCTTGCAACCGACGCAGCCCGTCCCCGTGGAGCACGACGGCTGGTCGCCGGTGGCGCCCACGCCGCATGACGCGGGCGAGGCGCACTACCCGCAGCAGCATTTCAGCCAAGAGCAGGGCACGCAGATCTACGAGCAGCACACACAGAGCCAGCACCACGACTACCAGCAGCAGCTGCATCTGATCCAGCAGCAACTGGAACAGGCGCAGTACGAACAGAGTGTGCAGCAGCAACACCAGCAGCAGCCGGCGCCGGAGTACGGCGTGCCGCACCAGCCCGCGTCGGAGTACGCTCAGACAAACGACTACTCGCAGCAGGGGCAAGATTTCGGCCAGCATCAGCAGGATTTTTCTCTCGCTCAGAACTACGCCCAGCACGCTCAAGACTTGGTTCATCACGCTCAGGATTTCGCTCAGCATGGCGCGGATTTCTCAACGCACGGCCAGGACTTCGCTCAGCACGGCCAAGACTATGCGCAGAACGGACAGGACTTCAACCAGAACAACTACAACGTAGCCTTGGGCCAGGAGTACGGCGCGCCGCACCAGGGGGTCGAAGGCCGAAGTTCAGACGAGGGTGACCAGCAGTACCACAACCACATCCCGCTCGGTTTGCAACCCCCCATCGACCGGCCGCTCGATCACTTTCATTAG
- the LOC112056102 gene encoding neuropeptide-like protein 29 gives MKATLCVLLLVAAAVCGAEQKKNEKRGLLGLGYGGLGYGGLGYGGWSGGHGLGLYGGHGLGLYGGHGLGLYGGHVSAPIVSHSVAIPAPVISHSVAAPILDHGYIGGHGLVGAPLLGLGHGWH, from the exons ATGAAGGCTACT CTGTGCGTACTCCTCCTGGTCGCGGCGGCGGTCTGCGGCGCCGAGCAGAAGAAGAACGAGAAGCGAGGCCTGCTGGGACTCGGCTACGGCGGGCTGGGCTACGGCGGACTCGGCTACGGCGGCTGGTCCGGCGGACACGGACTGGGCTTGTACGGCGGACACGGGTTGGGCCTGTACGGCGGACACGGACTGGGGCTGTACGGTGGACACGTATCGGCGCCCATCGTGAGCCACAGCGTAGCCATCCCCGCGCCGGTGATCAGCCACAGCGTGGCCGCGCCCATCCTCGACCACGGCTACATCGGTGGTCATGGCCTCGTGGGCGCGCCGCTGCTGGGCCTGGGCCACGGCTGGCATTGA